From a single Cotesia glomerata isolate CgM1 linkage group LG6, MPM_Cglom_v2.3, whole genome shotgun sequence genomic region:
- the LOC123268120 gene encoding uncharacterized protein LOC123268120 produces MSNYISTSHFLRCLQVSNRTDGEILRMCSILRMLIEDSPRPEKGVALLVEFRRISGLPMPIVLEGMITEYNTARSRRVHDYLSRGAPARHFNDPYPYSRDTFLIDELCCGLSDLVTSSEE; encoded by the exons aTGTCCAATTATATCTCGACCTCTCATTTCCTTCGATGCCTACAAGTCTCCAATAGGACTGACGGG gaaattttaagaatgTGTAGCATTCTGAGAATGCTAATTGAGGACAGCCCGAGGCCTGAGAAAGGGGTTGCTCTTTTGGTGGAGTTTCGGCGCATCTCAGGACTTCCCATGCCCATCGTTCTTGAGGGCATGATTACCGAGTACAATACGGCTCGTTCCCGACGGGTCCACGATTATCTCTCCCGTGGAGCACCTGCACGGCATTTCAATGACCCCTACCCTTACTCTCGGGACACTTTTTTGATTGATGAGCTGTGTTGTGGTCTCTCAGACTTGGTGACCTCAAGTGAGgagtaa
- the LOC123267973 gene encoding putative ankyrin repeat protein RF_0381 yields the protein MLTDTKKKIREAMDIKELNRKMITAVMDEDVIGIINIVQDYGLGYVPEWNQGYTLLGKALTRGRRVSVRELIRLGAKIDEADQKNSTVPLCRALGREMMEEAWLLIHRGARLDADNDDSGNRPIHELIIDRDFGSRRVRVTSRRMLYHMIRQGVDLSAKNREGQAAIHLAAKQGIWDLFNVLLEEGSTINLEDDNGRTALFYAVEGRQKGKVDKLLRMGAGVNHTDNQGMTPLMMVLNKRVDYVHAMRNDWSSEYTTLVNIVKILLTFGAKVNQRTTEEGITALHMAAHRGYEEITRMLLINGADINAKTKRGRYVPQFSKYHREVADMPRDYDPGIPKNTWNHATRGQVQVCDLIKCWLLKLRAGGKEIAEELKSEIACVEEKYEEYETIVLNEMEIMKSVSTTRQSITLFDVWRASEEQMSIYCRCAEFGSILEEKLRHTDYFKEELREKVKRALRRKKMTDTVKEELEKVKFLRHLQGHELDRVMSYLEIEDLVKIMDPKNISTTEEE from the coding sequence ATGTTAACAGATACTAAGAAGAAAATACGAGAAGCCATggatattaaagaattaaacaGGAAGATGATCACGGCGGTCATGGACGAGGACGTCATAGGAATAATCAATATCGTGCAGGACTACGGCCTAGGATATGTGCCAGAATGGAACCAGGGATACACACTCCTGGGGAAAGCTTTAACAAGAGGAAGACGGGTATCAGTGAGAGAATTAATCAGATTAGGAGCCAAAATAGATGAAgcagatcaaaaaaattcaacagtgCCCTTGTGTAGAGCCCTAGGCCGAGAAATGATGGAGGAAGCCTGGCTTCTTATACATCGAGGAGCACGACTGGATGCCGACAATGATGACAGTGGTAACCGACCAATACACGAATTAATAATAGACAGAGATTTTGGATCAAGACGCGTAAGAGTCACGAGCAGAAGAATGTTATACCACATGATCCGACAAGGGGTGGATTTATCAGCAAAAAATAGAGAAGGTCAAGCAGCAATCCATCTAGCCGCAAAGCAAGGTATATGGGACTTATTCAACGTCCTGCTGGAGGAAGGCTCAACAATCAACCTAGAAGACGACAATGGAAGAACAGCATTATTCTACGCAGTAGAAGGAAGACAAAAGGGAAAAGTGGATAAACTACTTCGGATGGGCGCTGGAGTTAATCACACTGATAACCAAGGAATGACGCCATTGATGATGGTCCTTAACAAACGAGTAGACTACGTCCACGCAATGAGAAATGACTGGAGCAGTGAATACACAACTCTCGtcaatattgtaaaaattttgctaaCCTTTGGAGCAAAAGTGAACCAACGCACTACAGAAGAAGGCATTACGGCATTACACATGGCCGCACATAGAGGATACGAGGAAATAACTAGAATGTTGCTAATCAACGGAGCAGATATCAACGCAAAGACAAAAAGAGGGAGGTACGTTCCGCAATTCAGCAAGTATCACAGAGAAGTAGCTGACATGCCAAGGGATTACGACCCTGGTATTCCAAAAAACACATGGAACCACGCAACTCGCGGCCAAGTACAAGTATGTGACCTAATCAAATGTTGGCTTTTGAAGTTACGAGCAGGAGGTAAAGAGATAGCGGAGGAATTGAAATCAGAAATAGCATGCGTCGAGGAAAAATACGAAGAATACGAAACCATAGTACTGAATGAAATGGAGATTATGAAGAGCGTATCTACAACAAGACAGTCGATAACCCTGTTCGACGTCTGGAGGGCTTCAGAGGAGCAGATGAGTATCTATTGTAGATGCGCGGAGTTCGGGAGCATTCTAGAGGAAAAACTGAGACACACCGACTACTTCAAAGAAGAGCTGAGAGAGAAAGTGAAACGGGCATTACGAAGGAAGAAGATGACCGACACCGTAAAAGAAGAATTAGAGAAAGTCAAGTTTCTACGTCATCTGCAAGGACATGAACTAGACAGAGTCATGAGCTATTTGGAAATAGAGGACTTGGTAAAAATTATGGACCCGAAAAACATCTCAACTACGGAAGAAGAATAA
- the LOC123267974 gene encoding uncharacterized protein LOC123267974: MARKTKDSSIFTEAINSATANIGKVITLSPITTIDILDLDEISTEGDVREVLKREFADSLEIKRINLTNPTSRGNRAVFCEINEASAIKALYKACIKISWVNCRIRPVTKVTCYFKCLGFGHQIRQCAGPDRSRCCYKCGGENHKSVSCTEKPKCFLCTPDKDAQDSLCVISGTGACKAFRIDRQSERSRKS; encoded by the coding sequence atggctcgaaagaccAAAGATAGCAGTATTTTTACAGAAGCGATAAATTCAGCTACTGCTAATATTGGTAAGGTCATTACGCTATCACCAATAACAACGATCGATATCCTCGACTTAGATGAAATCTCCACTGAGGGCGACGTCCGCGAAGTACTTAAACGTGAATTCGCTGACAGTCTGGAGATCAAACGGATAAATCTGACAAACCCCACATCACGAGGCAATCGAGCAGTTTTCTGCGAGATAAACGAGGCCAGCGCGATCAAGGCCCTTTACAAGGCTTGTATAAAGATCAGCTGGGTCAACTGCCGTATACGCCCAGTTACAAAAGTAACCTGCTACTTCAAGTGTCTTGGGTTTGGACACCAAATACGGcagtgtgcgggaccagaTAGAAGCAGGTGttgctacaaatgtggcggagaaAACCACAAATCCGTAAGCTGCACGGAGAAGccaaaatgcttcctttgtaCTCCAgacaaagatgcccaggatagCCTATGCGTaatttctggcactggagctTGCAAGGCATTCCGCATCGAccgacagtcggagcgatcgAGAAAGTCATGA